GCCCTTGGTGTAGTCCAGCCGGTCGATGCCGACGACGACCAGCGGGGTCCCGGCCATGCGGCGGATCCGCCGGGCCCGCTCTCGCACCCGCGGCTCCGCCGCCCACTGGGCGAAGCGGGCGGTGTCGATGCCGATGGGGTGGGCCTCGACGCGGATCTCGCGCCCCTGCCAGCGCACCCGCCGGCCGTCGACCACCGCCCCGGGCAACGTGCGGCAGGTGGCGAGGAAGTTGGCCACGTACTCGGGCGTGTGCAGGCCCACGAGGTCGGCGCCCAGCACGCCCTCGAGAAGCTGGCGCGTCCAGGGGAGGACCTGCCAGACCTCCGGCGGCGGCCACGGGATGTGCCAGAAGAAGCCGATGCGCGCGCCGGGCCGGGCGGCACGGAGCAGGGCCGGCACCAGCATCAGGTGGTAGTCGTGGACCCACACCGGCGTGGCGGGATCGGTCCACTCCTCTAGCACCGCCTCGGCGAAGCGGCGGTTCGTGGCCTGGTACGCGGCATAGAAGGCGCGGCGGAGTTCCACCCGCTCCAGGAAGTAGTGGGCCAGGGGCCAGAGGACCCGATTGGCCATGCCGTGGTACGAGCCGGTCACCTCCCGGGCGGGCACGTGGAGCCGTCGCACGGTGAAGCGCGGTGCCTCGGGCGGATGGGCGAGGCGCGGCACGGCGTCGGCCTCCTTCTCCCCCCACGCCACCCAGGTGCCGCCTCGCCGTTCCAGCACCGGCAGCAGCGCCGTGGCCAGCCCGCCCACGGCCGGCACCCATCGGCCCCGTTCCTGCCGCAGAGGCTCCCGGTTGGCGACCACCACCAGGGACACCGCCACCACCTCCTCGCAGTCGCGCCGCTGCGGCCGGGGAAGGAGGGGGATGCCCGGACGGTGCCCGGCAGGGGGCGGCCGGCCTCGTCCCGTGGGCGGTTGGCGGCTTCACGCCGTCCGCGACGGCCGGCTTCATCCCGTGGCGGATGACGGCCGGACTCCCCGTCCACGCCGCCACCCGTGGCGGCTCGACCGGCCGTGCGCAGCGCCGCCGGCGGCGGGATTGCCCGTCGGCGGCCGGGTTCATCCGGTCCGGGGCACCTGCCACCGCCGTGCCAAGCCCTGGGACAGCCGGTCCATGACGATGGCCAGCGCCACGATGGTGAAGCCCGCCTCGAAGCCGGCACCGGGGTCGACGCGCTGGATCGCCCGCATCACGGCCTCACCGACGCCGCCCGCGCCCACCATGCTGGCGATGACCACCATGGCCAGGGCCATCATCGTCGTCTGGTTGATCCCCGCCATGATGCTCGGCAGGGCCAGGGGCAGCCGCACCTGGAACAACAGCTGCCACCGGGTGGCGCCAAAGGCCTGGGCGGCCTCCTGGGCGTCGGCGGGCACCTGGCGGATGCCCAGGTCCACCAGGCGCGCCACCGGCGGCAGGGCGTACACCACCGTCGCCAGCGTGCCCGGCACCGGGCCGAGGGCCTGGAAGAGCATCATCACGGGGATCAGGTACACGAAGCTGGGCATGGTCTGCATGGCGTCCAGCACGGGCAGCACCAGGGCGTGGATGCGGCGGGACTCGGCCATGGCGATGCCCAGGGGCAGGCCGATGGCCACCGCCAGGGCGACGGCGACGATGACCATCGCCAGCGTCTCGATGGCGGCCGCCCAGTAGCCGAAGGCGCCGATGGCCATCATCAGCCCGGCCAGCGTCATCGCCGTCAGCGGGCGGCGGGTGACGGCCCACGCGGCGAGCAGCACCCCGCCGACCCAGGCCCACCAGGGCACCGCCAGCAGACCGGCCTCGATGGCGTTGAGCGAGCGGGTGATGGCCACGGAGACGCCGTGGAAGAACCCGCCCCCCCGGTCCACCAGCCACGTCAGGCCGTCCTGGATCCAGGGGGCGACGTGGAACTCCAGGGCCTCAGGGAACAAGGCCGGATCCCCCCTCCGCGCCCACGGGCTCCAGGGCGGCCGCCCGGAGCGTGCCCCCGGCCAGGGCGGCCGCCTCCCGCACATCCCGGACGAACCGGCGGACGTAGTCGTCGGCCGGGTGCTGGATGATCTCCCGCGGCCGTCCCACCTGGACGATGCGGCCTGCCCTCATGATGGCCAGCCGGTCGCCCAGGCGCAACGCCTCCTGCAGGTCGTGGGTGATGAACACGATGGTCTTGTGGAGCTCCGCCTGCAGGCGCAGCAGATCGTCCTGCAGCTCCCGCCGGATGAGCGGATCCAGCCCGCTGAAGGGTTCGTCCATCAACAGCAGGTCGGCGTCGCGGGCCAGGGCGCGGGCGATGCCGACCCGCTGCCGCATGCCGCCCGACAGGGCGGCCGGGTGGCGGTCCGCCCACTTCTCCAGGCCGACGCGGGCCAGGGCGGCCCGCGCCCGCTCGAGCTGGACGCGACGGGGTTCGCCCCGCAGGCGCAGGCCGAAGGCCACGTTCTCCAGCACGGTGCGGTGGGGCAGCAGCCCGTAGTGCTGGAAGACCATGGCCACCTTGTGGCGCCGGAAGGCGGTCAGCTGCCGGGCGTCCATGGCGGTGACGTCCTCGCCGTCCACCAGGATGCGGCCCGCGGTCGGCTCCACCAGCCGCAGCAGGCACCGCACCAGGGTGGACTTGCCGCTGCCCGAGAGCCCCATCACCACGAAGATCTCCCCGCGCCGCACCCGCAGGGTGGCGTCGCGGACCGCCACCACGGCGCCCTGGGACTCGGCCCGCGCCACCGCCTCCGGGTCGCGGACGTCGATGCGGCGGTGGTGGCGCGCGTAGATCTTCCACAGGTTCTGCACCGCCAGCAGGACGGGGCGGCGGCCGTCGGACCCGCCGTCGCCCCGGCCGTCGCGGCCGCCCTGCCGGGCCGCGGTTGCGGCAGGCCGCGAGGCCGGCACCGCGGGAGCCGCCTTCGTCGGCGTCGGAGCCGTCATCTCACCGCACCTCCTCCAGGGCGGCGTCGACCCGGTCGCGCACGTCGGCCGGCACCCATTGCTCCCAGTCGCGGTAGGTCTGGAGGAACCACACGGCCGCCTCCTCCGGCTTGGCGTTCTCGTCCTGCATGTAGGCCAGGGCGGCCGCCGTCTGTTCCAGGGTGGTGTCGTATCGCTTCAAGAACTCGACCACCTCGGGGGCCATGGCCTCGAGTCGGCTGTTGGCTGCCACCAGCACCTGGCTCGGCGGGTAGGCGCAGGCCTTGTCGCTCTCCCAGCACTCGTCGCTGTAGGCCGGTTCCTCCAGCCGAATCAGCTCGTACTTGCCGGTGATCCACGTGGGCTCCCAGTAGTAGCCCACCCACGGCTTGCCCTGCTCGTAGGCGGTGGCGATGGAGGTATTCAGGCCCGCCTCCGACCCCGGGTTGAAGGCGGTGAAGCGGTCGGTCAACCCATAGGCCTCGAGCTTCTGGGGGTTGATGTCCGAGCACACCCAGCCGGTGGGACAGTTGTAGAAGCGGCCCTTGCCGGGCTCCGACGGGTCTTCGAACAGCTGCCAGTAACGCTCCAGGTCCTGGACGGTGCGCAGGTCCGGGGCCATGGGCGCGATGCCGCGTTCCGGGTCGCCCTCGACGACGTAGGCGGGGACGTACCACCCCTGCGGGGACTCGGGATAGTTCCGGCCCAGGTCGAGGACCCGACCGGAGTCCACGGCCTTCTGCCAGGCCTCGCGGATGTTGTCGGGCCAGAGCTCCATGGTGATGTGGACGCTGCCGTCCTGCAGGCCCTGGAGGATGGGGACGGTGTCGCCGAACTTGTAGTCGACGGGGTAGCCGTAGCCCTGCTCGATGATGAACCCGGCGATGCGATTGTGCACCTGCACGCTGTCCCAGCTGAAGTCGCCGAAGACCAGGGTGGGCTTCTCGCCGGACGGGCCGCCACCGCCCGCCGGACCGTCGGCTGGGCCGGTTCCTCCCCCGGCGGATCCCCCGCCGCCGGGGCCGGCGCCGCTGCCGCATGCCGTCGCCACCAGGATGACCACCAGCGTCAGGAGAGACGGGGCCCATCGACGGACCCGCGGGGCGCGCCGGCGGACACCCGCCGCTCGCCGTGCCGCGGTCTTCACGCAACGACCTCCCTCCGCGGCAGGCCGCATGGGCGCGGGGGAACGAAGCGGCGGTCGGTTCCGTGGCGGTGGAATCCGGCCGCAGAAGGGGGGACAGGGTAGGCAGGGAATGGCGTGCATGCAACGCCCGCGTGCCTACGGGGTTAGCTGACGGGCTCGGGCCGGGCTGCCCTATCCCGGAGTCGCCGCGGCCTGGAGTGCGGTCCCGCGCTGCGTGCCCGGCGGACGGAGGACGCGACGCGGCGGTCGCGTCCGCTCGTCCCTGGGCCGGCGGGGTCGCCCGCTGGCGGCCGCGGCGGCCGGGAATTCGCCCCGAAGACGGTTCCCCCGCGCCCCTGGAGGGGGCTTCGGCCTGCCGTTTCGATTTGTATCTCCCATGCTAAACCAAAGGGAGGCGTCGTGCAAGCACCGATCGGCCTGCGACGAGGGGATGGCATAGGACGAGAGACGATGAGTAACGCACTGGCTGTTACTCGGTCCTCCCGAGGCGCGGTGGCCGACGGCGTCCG
The sequence above is drawn from the Thermaerobacter sp. FW80 genome and encodes:
- a CDS encoding trehalose-6-phosphate synthase — protein: MAVSLVVVANREPLRQERGRWVPAVGGLATALLPVLERRGGTWVAWGEKEADAVPRLAHPPEAPRFTVRRLHVPAREVTGSYHGMANRVLWPLAHYFLERVELRRAFYAAYQATNRRFAEAVLEEWTDPATPVWVHDYHLMLVPALLRAARPGARIGFFWHIPWPPPEVWQVLPWTRQLLEGVLGADLVGLHTPEYVANFLATCRTLPGAVVDGRRVRWQGREIRVEAHPIGIDTARFAQWAAEPRVRERARRIRRMAGTPLVVVGIDRLDYTKGIPERLAAWERLFERYPQWLGRVTLYQIAVPSRTRLPSYRLLKRLVDEQVGRINGAYMRDGWVPVHYLYRAFTPRELTAFYLAADAALVTPLRDGMNLVAQEYAWVTENGVLILSSLAGAAAVLPEAVAVNPFDVDGLADTLHEVLTSLADEPGRRRWDARRAALKERVAALDVHRWAERFLASLEGSPVTLAGASPG
- a CDS encoding proline/glycine betaine ABC transporter permease, encoding MFPEALEFHVAPWIQDGLTWLVDRGGGFFHGVSVAITRSLNAIEAGLLAVPWWAWVGGVLLAAWAVTRRPLTAMTLAGLMMAIGAFGYWAAAIETLAMVIVAVALAVAIGLPLGIAMAESRRIHALVLPVLDAMQTMPSFVYLIPVMMLFQALGPVPGTLATVVYALPPVARLVDLGIRQVPADAQEAAQAFGATRWQLLFQVRLPLALPSIMAGINQTTMMALAMVVIASMVGAGGVGEAVMRAIQRVDPGAGFEAGFTIVALAIVMDRLSQGLARRWQVPRTG
- a CDS encoding betaine/proline/choline family ABC transporter ATP-binding protein (Members of the family are the ATP-binding subunit of ABC transporters for substrates such as betaine, L-proline or other amino acids, choline, carnitine, etc. The substrate specificity is best determined from the substrate-binding subunit, rather than this subunit, as it interacts with the permease subunit and not with substrate directly.), giving the protein MTAPTPTKAAPAVPASRPAATAARQGGRDGRGDGGSDGRRPVLLAVQNLWKIYARHHRRIDVRDPEAVARAESQGAVVAVRDATLRVRRGEIFVVMGLSGSGKSTLVRCLLRLVEPTAGRILVDGEDVTAMDARQLTAFRRHKVAMVFQHYGLLPHRTVLENVAFGLRLRGEPRRVQLERARAALARVGLEKWADRHPAALSGGMRQRVGIARALARDADLLLMDEPFSGLDPLIRRELQDDLLRLQAELHKTIVFITHDLQEALRLGDRLAIMRAGRIVQVGRPREIIQHPADDYVRRFVRDVREAAALAGGTLRAAALEPVGAEGGSGLVP
- a CDS encoding ABC transporter substrate-binding protein, translating into MKTAARRAAGVRRRAPRVRRWAPSLLTLVVILVATACGSGAGPGGGGSAGGGTGPADGPAGGGGPSGEKPTLVFGDFSWDSVQVHNRIAGFIIEQGYGYPVDYKFGDTVPILQGLQDGSVHITMELWPDNIREAWQKAVDSGRVLDLGRNYPESPQGWYVPAYVVEGDPERGIAPMAPDLRTVQDLERYWQLFEDPSEPGKGRFYNCPTGWVCSDINPQKLEAYGLTDRFTAFNPGSEAGLNTSIATAYEQGKPWVGYYWEPTWITGKYELIRLEEPAYSDECWESDKACAYPPSQVLVAANSRLEAMAPEVVEFLKRYDTTLEQTAAALAYMQDENAKPEEAAVWFLQTYRDWEQWVPADVRDRVDAALEEVR